DNA from Cherax quadricarinatus isolate ZL_2023a chromosome 71, ASM3850222v1, whole genome shotgun sequence:
acaggagaaggggttagtaggcccttgctcccagcattttagtcacctcttgcaacatgcatggcttaaggaggaagaattctgttccactttcccatggagataagaggaaataaacaagaactagaaagaaaatagaagaaaacccagaggtgtgtgtgtatatatacgtttgtacatgtatgtgtagtgtgacctaagtgtaagtagaaggagcaagacgtacctgaaatcttgcatgttcatgagacagaaaaaaaggacaccagcaatcctaccatcatataaaacaattacaggctttcgttttacactcacttggcaggatggtagtacctccctgggcggttgctgtctaccaacctactacctaggatttattagcatataatttattattattactggtaatTCATTTAGAATGTTTTTCCAGTATTCTTTCAGTTACTGGTAAATTTATTATATTAAATTTCTTCTTATTAGGTATTCCCAGTGAAACTTTTTAAGAGGTTGctacaagtttttttttctttttttttttcttcctccaacttttcaaTTTTATTTTGCTCATAATTCTAGAATGCCTCATCTAAtttgcttcaaattttcaatgcttGTGTGCAATTACGGGGACCAGATCCTTTGAACATTTGTCATATTCGCATTCCCTATAACCAGAGTTGCTgatcccattcccagcatcctggaatggcttgcATAACTTCCAAAATTCTCAATGGCAGACCTTCAAATGTTAAAAATAatggagagtgaaattcaagagTTTAGGTGCAGATTTGAGCATTTTGTGTAAAATAATGTGATATTTTTATTCCCATTAAATCatgttaaataaatttcagtGTGTTTCCAACACTTCAGTTTTTAATGGCAGATACATCTGAGGGCCAGATAGTACCCAGTAACTTTTGCTTGCATGCAGGCAGATTTATTGATGCAGTAAAACAGTAAAAAACTTGGAGTTGTTGGAATCCATGCCGTAACTGGAGAATGATtcatctgatcagcttcaaattttcaccactggtggtgtggtCTCCTAAACACAAAACTCATGTTGCTGTTGGGTGTTATAAGTCCCAACTTATTAGTTTTATTTAATAAGTGGTgatattaatttttattcaataactaaagaatgcttctGATTGGTTTCAAAATATTGTTGATGCTAGCTAGTTAGTTACCTGGCTATGTTGCTTATTTGCTTACTTACAAACTGGTTAGTCTTGTTTAGAGgaaagtttggattgattttgaCATGTGTAGGTCCCAGTTTGCTGTTTAGGAAGAAATTTGAAAATTTGAAATACTGTACTGCTATTtatgcgataatttctgagtgttgcatctgattagcttcaacccttccatgctgataacttgataatgcaacatCTGAAcagcttcaagcttaatgtgtATTTTAGAATATGagtattttttctttttattaaatTTGGGCCGTGTATATCCTAATATATCATTTTATTGAAGATATTTGTTATTAGTTTCTCTACaataacttgtgaatgcctcttcgtATTCCTGTCAAATCTTCAAAGCTAATGTCAACTTAAGCTTCACTCTGCACTTTAACAATTGTGTGCTTTAAGGTACAGGGGATTGGGGTTATGGAATGTGGGGATACCTTTTTCAGACCACACTATGACTGAAGTACATCTAGTTTATGTTCTCTAACTATAAACACTATTTTCTGGCAGAAGTGGTAAATACCTGGTGCGTTTGAGTGAACTGACTCTGAATTACTTCTTGCGATACCTCAAAGCTACAGAAAACCCAATTTTATTGCAAGTGAGTTTTGTTGATGCTTATTGTTTTAATAACTTTTAAATCCCATGTCAGTTTTATAAATAGAAAGACAGTAGTACATGTTTGTAAATTCTTGCCAGTTAAGTTTAAGGGATTTTGTCATCTCGTCAAACTGTATGTTTTTACCAGTCTTTTTCTTCAGTGTTACCAATCTGACAGTAAACGATTAAACTGAAACTTAGTAGGTAATGCTCTTATTATTTAGAAGTATTTTTGAAATTCATGCTTTCAAAGatttacataaatatatatgtacagtacagtGCTATAGTAAACGTTAAGTACTGTAATAACACGTCCATTTGTAATATATACAGTAAACACTATAGAGTCCTTATTGACTTAAAAATGGACATTGTAAAATTACTTAACCTAGAATAACTTATAAACAATCAAAGCTAAAGAATGACTAACCACTTATCAAATTTTTATAGAGTCTGTGAAATAATTAAATTGTTTAATTTAAGAAAAATAAAGGAATTTAACAGTGAGTACTAATGAGAACTGATCTGACTAGACATGAAATCATATAATTAACTGCATTTTACTTTTTATTCTACCACAAgcttttttcaaaaattttctctattCATGTACAGtacaaatacagtagggccccacttatatggcaggttaggttccaggctacctccagaaagcagacattgccggaaagcagaacgctattttttccacttataaatgcatataaatgccagataacaagtttacactaacacatattaagttagcaatagaactaggcattaacccttaaactgtccaaacgtagatctacgtccatGTGTGTAGCGCTCCGGACATAGATCTACGTCTGATTTTATATgctttcttatgtaaaaaaacgtagatctacaatCAGAGCGCTAAGCACATGGACATAGGtgtacatttggacagtttgagggttaaaaaacaataaaaagtaaaatacacacacagtacactcattatttacctcaaaatatttgtagtcttaatgttgggcaaaaggtgagtagtatttattgtaagaagtcaggtgtaggtaggtaTGGTACCCCCTTGTAGATTTGGTTATTTATCAGATATAGAAAATGTTATGTATTTTATACTATATATttttgtgtggtgtaaatattatgcagaaaattcggagtgtggaaattaggaaaaggtatgGAGtttataaaagcattagtcagagggcagaagaggggttgttgaggtggtttggtcatttagagagaatggatcaaagtagaatgacatggaaagcatataaatctataggggaaggaaggcggggtacgggttgtcctcgaaagggttggagagagggggtaaaggaggttttgtgggcaaggggcttggacttccagcaagcgtgcgtgagcgtgttagataggagtgaatggagacaaatggtacttgggacctgacgatctgttggagtgtgagcagggtaatatttagtgaaaggattcagggaaaccggttattttcatatagtcggacttgagtcctggaaatgggaagtacaatgcctgcactttaaaggaggggtttgggatattggcagtttggaggggtatgttgtgtatctttataagtatatgcttctaaactgttgtattctgagcacctctgcaaaaacagtgataatgtgtgagtgtggtgaaagtgttgaatgatgatgaaagtattttctttttggggattttctttcttttttgggtcaccctgcctcagtgggagatggccaacttgttaaaaaaaaaaaaataactaaacTACTGTAGGTAATAATATTGTCCTTAATAAGTCATGCAGAAATTGATGTTGAAACTCACTAATCTCAGAAGTGATTAATTGATTATGATTTTTCACCCCAATGTAAATTAATAATTTCTGCTCTGAAGTAATATTCTGTTCTGTATTCTGTAGTAGGAGAATATGTGATTAGTATGTGACAAACTCTGTATCAAACTGAGAGTGTCTGTATGGTGAAAATGTTATGATGTTAAGCTCAAACTTTTAGGCTTCTGAAATAGCATGAAAGAATATTTTGAATGAGAAAGTGTATGAGTATCATTACCACTGTATTATTTTAACTAAAACATTTTGAATTGCTCACTTAAGCTTGAGAAggaatgattatgagagtgtaaTCAAGTTTGCTGTCTCTTAAAAAGTAAATTATTCTTTCAGATTTTCAATACCTATATAGAAGTGGAAGTGGATGACTCTGGTGCTGGCAGTTCAGGGGCAGTTTTCCGCAGCCCAGAATTAAATTCTGCTTTATCAAATGCTTTGGTAAATGGTCACACACCAGAGTCTATGTCCTCAGATTCAGCAATAGCTACAGCAGATGGGTTGGACTGTACTCAGGAGGAGCTACAAAAAGTGAAAGATGTGATGGCTCGTATAAGATTAGCTCACCCTGCccctccatcactgtgtgtatacactgtttCTAATGCCTATAATGGCTTGAGTTGTGCGAGTGTTAATGCAGAAGGCAAATTGTTGTCATGTGGATTTGAAGATAGTGTTATTAAATTGTGGAAGTTAACTCCTCCGGTACATAATGTAGGGTTTAGAAAAGCTACCACGGTAGTAGGGCCCAGAGGTGGAATATCTCACACCCTTTTAGCATGTGACAATTCACGTATTGAGGATGATGGCGATGgtagggaagaggaagaagaggaaatgaTGGCAGATTCAAGAAATGGTGGAAGAAGAAGAAACCGTGGAGGTGAGCTCTTTGCTCTAAGAGGACATCGTGGACCAGTTCTTGACACTGCTTATACCCATGATTCAACTCATCTTCTGTCTGTCAGTGAAGACACAACTATGCGCCTTTGGAATTTGGAAAGTGGTCAGGCAGTTGCTCTTTACAGAGGACACAACTATCCTGTGTGGTGTGTGGCAGTTGCTCCACTTACCATGTATGTAGCTACTGGTTCGTACGATAGTACAGTAAAAATATGGGCCACGGACTGCACATATCCGTTACGCACCATGGCAGGTCACACTCAAGCAGTGGATTGTGTAGCTTTTCACCCTAATGGTACATATGTGGCTAGTGGATCTTGTGATCGAACAGTTAGGCTATGGCAGATAACAGATGGGGATGCAGCACGAATTCTTCTCCATCATAAATCTGCCATCAGTGCTGTAGCATTTGCCCCAAATGGAAAGTAAGTTACAAAAGTCCCTATGCAGTTCTGTATTTATTAAGAGAATTCACAATATTTTAAAACAAATTCTTAATGATATGTGTTTCCTTTTGAAAAAATACTGAAATGAAACAGTAAGGGCTATTGTGCATTTACACATTTTCAGAGATGTGTGTAAACAAAGATGTGCGAGTATTTTTGTTTTGGTAATTTTTCACTGTGATAcatttccatatttttttccATGGTTtcttgtatacagtggacccccggttaacgatattttttcactccagaagtatgttcaggtgccagtactgaccgaatttgttcccataagaaatattgtgaaatagattagtccatttcagacccccaaacatacacgtacaaatgcacttacatgaatacacttacataattggtcgcattcggaggtaatcgttatgcgggggtccactgtactttcattggCCTTTGTCTTCAGGTGGCACCTTTACCAAGGTGAATGTGTATGTAATTTATCAgtttgtacttgtaaaaatagagCTATGTTCAGTGTCCCATATCCAGGGTTTAGTTTATCATAATTTCTTAAAACTTCCAGAAGTTGCAGAATTTACTTGTTCTCTTGCATCTCATTCCAGCAGTCCATAACTATATTTGTGAAAAAATTATATTGTCtttctttacacaaataacccgcacataaaagagagaagcttacgacgacgtttcggtccaacttggaccattgacagagtCAGTGTGactctgtcaatggtccaagtcggaccgaaacgtcgtcgtaagcttctctcttttatgtgcgggttatttgtgtatcgttccagtcacggtattgtgccttttttgttaattATTtgtctttcttttctttttttttcatgcaATGTACAATTTTGCCCTTTTCTTATCCTGTTGATGGAGTCAAAAAATTTATtgcattataattttttttttgtatcttttTATGATTATATATGTAgttattcagggaaaccgattatttttatatagccggactcgagtcctggaaatgggaagtacaatgcctgcactttaaaggaggggtttgggatattggcagtttggaggaatatgttgtgtatctttatacgtatatgcttctaaactgttgtattctgagcacctctgcaaaaacattgattatg
Protein-coding regions in this window:
- the LOC128700351 gene encoding TAF5-like RNA polymerase II p300/CBP-associated factor-associated factor 65 kDa subunit 5L isoform X1, producing the protein MKKVKTEKIMANVNEYLKRRNLEQSQPSGGTISEQQAGVLGLVSPSTPNSFTFSTTSTHHSHIDHQYVRLKSWMMEASEPCRSELSQVLFPLFIHLYLELVAGTGRQAAKKFFVKHYQVFLVNRDYENTLSQVLNAANINASGDMNSSPIIQNLKSGKYLVRLSELTLNYFLRYLKATENPILLQIFNTYIEVEVDDSGAGSSGAVFRSPELNSALSNALVNGHTPESMSSDSAIATADGLDCTQEELQKVKDVMARIRLAHPAPPSLCVYTVSNAYNGLSCASVNAEGKLLSCGFEDSVIKLWKLTPPVHNVGFRKATTVVGPRGGISHTLLACDNSRIEDDGDGREEEEEEMMADSRNGGRRRNRGGELFALRGHRGPVLDTAYTHDSTHLLSVSEDTTMRLWNLESGQAVALYRGHNYPVWCVAVAPLTMYVATGSYDSTVKIWATDCTYPLRTMAGHTQAVDCVAFHPNGTYVASGSCDRTVRLWQITDGDAARILLHHKSAISAVAFAPNGKYLASGSDDGAVVVWDLAGGRVMAELSTGNQAGNGNTEISPHVDSIVGLCWSADSALLVSASSDGCVRTSHLGQTHAGDGGPGWELNEVCQVQCSGSTNGGMGSNGGGGQLLHTSLTAHNYLTAVTTVDVER
- the LOC128700351 gene encoding TAF5-like RNA polymerase II p300/CBP-associated factor-associated factor 65 kDa subunit 5L isoform X2, coding for MKKVKTEKIMANVNEYLKRRNLESQPSGGTISEQQAGVLGLVSPSTPNSFTFSTTSTHHSHIDHQYVRLKSWMMEASEPCRSELSQVLFPLFIHLYLELVAGTGRQAAKKFFVKHYQVFLVNRDYENTLSQVLNAANINASGDMNSSPIIQNLKSGKYLVRLSELTLNYFLRYLKATENPILLQIFNTYIEVEVDDSGAGSSGAVFRSPELNSALSNALVNGHTPESMSSDSAIATADGLDCTQEELQKVKDVMARIRLAHPAPPSLCVYTVSNAYNGLSCASVNAEGKLLSCGFEDSVIKLWKLTPPVHNVGFRKATTVVGPRGGISHTLLACDNSRIEDDGDGREEEEEEMMADSRNGGRRRNRGGELFALRGHRGPVLDTAYTHDSTHLLSVSEDTTMRLWNLESGQAVALYRGHNYPVWCVAVAPLTMYVATGSYDSTVKIWATDCTYPLRTMAGHTQAVDCVAFHPNGTYVASGSCDRTVRLWQITDGDAARILLHHKSAISAVAFAPNGKYLASGSDDGAVVVWDLAGGRVMAELSTGNQAGNGNTEISPHVDSIVGLCWSADSALLVSASSDGCVRTSHLGQTHAGDGGPGWELNEVCQVQCSGSTNGGMGSNGGGGQLLHTSLTAHNYLTAVTTVDVER
- the LOC128700351 gene encoding TAF5-like RNA polymerase II p300/CBP-associated factor-associated factor 65 kDa subunit 5L isoform X4, which encodes MMEASEPCRSELSQVLFPLFIHLYLELVAGTGRQAAKKFFVKHYQVFLVNRDYENTLSQVLNAANINASGDMNSSPIIQNLKSGKYLVRLSELTLNYFLRYLKATENPILLQIFNTYIEVEVDDSGAGSSGAVFRSPELNSALSNALVNGHTPESMSSDSAIATADGLDCTQEELQKVKDVMARIRLAHPAPPSLCVYTVSNAYNGLSCASVNAEGKLLSCGFEDSVIKLWKLTPPVHNVGFRKATTVVGPRGGISHTLLACDNSRIEDDGDGREEEEEEMMADSRNGGRRRNRGGELFALRGHRGPVLDTAYTHDSTHLLSVSEDTTMRLWNLESGQAVALYRGHNYPVWCVAVAPLTMYVATGSYDSTVKIWATDCTYPLRTMAGHTQAVDCVAFHPNGTYVASGSCDRTVRLWQITDGDAARILLHHKSAISAVAFAPNGKYLASGSDDGAVVVWDLAGGRVMAELSTGNQAGNGNTEISPHVDSIVGLCWSADSALLVSASSDGCVRTSHLGQTHAGDGGPGWELNEVCQVQCSGSTNGGMGSNGGGGQLLHTSLTAHNYLTAVTTVDVER
- the LOC128700351 gene encoding TAF5-like RNA polymerase II p300/CBP-associated factor-associated factor 65 kDa subunit 5L isoform X3; protein product: MKKVKTEKIMANVNEYLKRRNLEQSQPSGGTISEQQAGVLGLVSPSTPNSFTFSTTSTHHSHIDHQYVRLKSWMMEASEPCRSELSQVLFPLFIHLYLELVAGTGRQAAKKFFVKHYQVFLVNRDYENTLSQVLNAANINASGDMNSSPIIQNLKSGKYLVRLSELTLNYFLRYLKATENPILLQIFNTYIEVEVDDSGAGSSGAVFRSPELNSALSNALVNGHTPESMSSDSAIATADGLDCTQEELQKVKDVMARIRLAHPAPPSLCVYTVSNAYNGLSCASVNAEGKLLSCGFEDSVIKLWKLTPPVHNVGFRKATTVVGPRGGISHTLLACDNSRIEDDGDGREEEEEEMMADSRNGGRRRNRGGELFALRGHRGPVLDTAYTHDSTHLLSVSEDTTMRLWNLESGQAVALYRGHNYPVWCVAVAPLTMYVATGSYDSTVKIWATDCTYPLRTMAGHTQAVDCVAFHPNGTYVASGSCDRTVRLWQITDGDAARILLHHKSAISAVAFAPNGKYLASGSDDGAVVVWDLAGGRVMAELSTGNQAGNGNTEISPHVDSIVGLCWSADSALLVSASSDGCVRTSHLGQTHAGGRVLAPGPASSPVATRPSLSPLHELYQTSS